In the genome of Anabaena cylindrica PCC 7122, the window GCATGAGCGCCAATCACAGTTTCCGCACCGACTTTGACATTCGCTCCAATCACAGCATAAGCACCGACTTGCACTGTTGAGTGGAGTTCAGAGTTAGGATGTATTACAGCAGTTGGATGAATAAGCGTTTTCAAAGGAGACTCTCCAGAACTGAGTGCTGTGTATTAAATGTTCAGTGAAAAAAGTGTCGGGCAAACAACGTGTGAGGGGCGAAAATCCAGAAATCAGTAAATACTATTGTGGTTTTTTGTTTTTACTGTTACGCTCTTTAAGGATTGACTGAGGGCAGTTCACGGTTATGCCCAGACCAGCAATATAAAATTTTAGCTAACTAAAGAAAACATCAATTCCCCTTCAGCAGCTAGTTGTCCATCAACTTCGGCTCGACCATGCATTTTACCGAAACGACGTTGTTTAACCCACAACAGTTCCACTGTCATAACTAGCTGATCTCCGGGAACTACTTGGCGGCGAAAACGGACTTTATCAATACCTGCAAATACGAACAGACCACCAGGTGAATCAGACATTTGCGTCATGACAATGCCGCCTACCTGTGCCATTGCTTCCACAATTAAGACACCAGGCATCAGTGAACGTTCGGGAAAATGACCTTGAAATTGAGGTTCATTAAAAGTGACATTTTTAACGCCCACTGCTAGTTTCCCAGGAACATAGTCAATAATTTTGTCTACCAGTAAAAAGGGATAGCGATGAGGTAATAGTTGCTGAATCTCTTCAACTGTGAACGTTGTTTTAATTTCAGGTGTATTGCTGTTGAGTCCATCTCCTTCAGATATAGTCACTTCAGTAGAGTTAGTTTGGGTGAGAGTTGACATTGGTAATTGAGTTAATTGGGAATGGGGAAATAAAGTAGGCTGGAAAATAGCATACAATCTTAAATTTTAGTTAATTTTGGGTTTAATTCTAAAATTTTTTGTGCCAGTTGGACGTGTAAATTATGACTAGCTTTGTATGCTAAGAAATGAGCAACGGGAAATTTGCCCAGCAAGCTCATATCTCCTACCAAGTCCAAAATTTTATGCCTGACTGGTTCATTTGCAAATCTTAATGGTGGATTTAGCCAACCTTCAGATCCACAAACCAAGGCATTATCTAAGCTACCACCTTTGATTAAACCCGACTGCTGAAGATGTTCGATCTGATGCAATAAACCAAAGGTACGGGCAGGAGCAATTTCTGTAATAAATGTATTTGCAGTATTTTCAGCGGTTTCTAAATTGGTAATTAGTGAATAACTGTACCATTGATTACCAATAGCGGGCAACTCAAAATCAATCCCATAGGTAAAACGGGTTTCTGCTGCTGGCAGGGCGCAAACAAAAGCATCACCGTGATAAACCCAAATAGGTTCTTGAATAGTGATAGGTGCTGGTGTGTTGCTAACTGGTTGTGATACCAAGCCAACTGCGGCAATGCTTTCAACCCATATCTGGGCAGAACCATCTAAAAGAGGTACTTCTGGCCCATCAATTTCAATGCGGGCATTATCTACACCCATAGCAGCCAAAGCTGCTAATAAATGTTCTACCGTGCGGACAGACACATCACCTTCACCCAGTTGAGTTGAAAGCATCGTGTGACTAACTGCTGCAACTTGGGCAGGAATAATGGGCGAATTTGGTAAGTCCACCCGCACAAAATAGCGATCGCTTCCCACCTCTGCTGGTAATATCCGCACATGGGTACTCACACCACTATGCAACCCCACACCCGTTTGCGTAATTTCTGCCGCTAAAGTGTGCTGGTGCATAGGCGAAAAACCGATCTATTTTCGTTAATATTGCTCATGTGCTGTTTTTAGTAGAAACCATGATGACCTTTACGGAAATAGTATTAAGGCAAAGGTGAAAATTGGCAAGTACTAGGGACTGGGGAGATACTGATAGCGTTCACGTAGTGTGCCGTAGGCATAGCGTGGCGTAAGCCATACTCCTGACTCCGAACTCCGAACTCCGAACTCCTACTTAAAACCTTTCCCCGATGCCAAAATTGATGCGGCTATCGCCATCATCACTCATGCCATAGTCTATGCGAATTGGCCCTAATGGTGACTGTACACGCACGCCTAGACCATAGCCGTAGCCACTACCATTTTTATTCAACACTTCAGATGCTCTAGTACTAGTTCCCAGGTCACTACCATAATCTAAAAATAGAGCGCCGCTAACTACAGAGAAAACGGGGAAGCGATACTCGACAGATGCTTGCACATAACTGCGTCCACTTCCCAATCTGCCTTCGTCGTAACCCCGAACAGAATTGCTACCACCAAGAGTAAATGCTTCGTAGGG includes:
- the fabZ gene encoding 3-hydroxyacyl-ACP dehydratase FabZ, with amino-acid sequence MSTLTQTNSTEVTISEGDGLNSNTPEIKTTFTVEEIQQLLPHRYPFLLVDKIIDYVPGKLAVGVKNVTFNEPQFQGHFPERSLMPGVLIVEAMAQVGGIVMTQMSDSPGGLFVFAGIDKVRFRRQVVPGDQLVMTVELLWVKQRRFGKMHGRAEVDGQLAAEGELMFSLVS
- the lpxC gene encoding UDP-3-O-acyl-N-acetylglucosamine deacetylase; protein product: MHQHTLAAEITQTGVGLHSGVSTHVRILPAEVGSDRYFVRVDLPNSPIIPAQVAAVSHTMLSTQLGEGDVSVRTVEHLLAALAAMGVDNARIEIDGPEVPLLDGSAQIWVESIAAVGLVSQPVSNTPAPITIQEPIWVYHGDAFVCALPAAETRFTYGIDFELPAIGNQWYSYSLITNLETAENTANTFITEIAPARTFGLLHQIEHLQQSGLIKGGSLDNALVCGSEGWLNPPLRFANEPVRHKILDLVGDMSLLGKFPVAHFLAYKASHNLHVQLAQKILELNPKLTKI